A single region of the Lysinibacillus sp. B2A1 genome encodes:
- a CDS encoding response regulator, with amino-acid sequence MTILLVDDNQVNLFVIEKILKNAGYDNCVSLASAYELFDYLQLDVKNPTGNFVDLILLDIMMPEIDGIEACKRIKQSERFKDIQIIFVTALEDKNKLAEALDIGGVDYITKPINKIELLARIRVALRLKAELDWHTQQEKKIQYELDLATHVQRNLLSPPLNENNIQIVVSYLPSSNLAGDMYYWHKINDHRYAVILLDMMGHGISAALVCMFISSVLREAVKQLIEPELVITELNRYMTLLRNGNEDNLYYFTAIYLVIDTEQKTVEYVNAGHPSGYALIDEKTLVPLNQGSCAVGFFDEIEVKTQRIQYEQDIQIILFTDGVLEAMGPCEIESDKHLQTLTSKKWDYTQCLIDHLLSKEKQDNQPDDMCVLMIQAHA; translated from the coding sequence ATGACCATTCTTCTTGTAGATGATAATCAAGTAAATCTATTTGTAATTGAAAAAATATTAAAAAATGCAGGTTATGATAACTGTGTTTCTTTAGCATCTGCTTATGAGCTTTTTGACTATTTACAACTTGATGTCAAAAATCCAACAGGAAATTTTGTAGATTTAATTTTGTTAGATATTATGATGCCTGAGATAGATGGTATTGAAGCCTGTAAACGTATTAAGCAAAGCGAGAGATTCAAAGACATTCAAATTATCTTTGTCACCGCTCTAGAAGATAAAAACAAGCTTGCTGAAGCCTTAGATATCGGCGGGGTAGATTATATTACAAAACCGATAAATAAAATAGAGCTTCTTGCTAGAATTCGTGTTGCCCTACGATTGAAGGCTGAATTAGATTGGCATACACAGCAGGAAAAGAAAATACAATACGAACTAGATTTGGCAACGCATGTCCAAAGAAATCTTCTGAGCCCGCCATTAAATGAGAATAATATTCAAATAGTAGTATCCTACCTACCCTCCTCTAATTTAGCAGGGGATATGTATTATTGGCACAAAATAAATGATCATCGCTATGCTGTCATTTTACTAGATATGATGGGGCACGGGATTTCAGCAGCACTTGTCTGCATGTTTATCTCTTCTGTTCTTCGAGAAGCTGTCAAACAATTGATAGAGCCTGAATTAGTCATAACAGAATTAAACCGCTATATGACACTTTTAAGAAATGGTAATGAGGACAACCTATATTACTTTACAGCGATTTATTTAGTAATTGATACAGAACAAAAAACAGTCGAATATGTAAATGCTGGCCATCCTTCTGGCTACGCCCTTATAGATGAAAAGACGCTTGTTCCGTTAAATCAAGGAAGCTGTGCAGTTGGCTTTTTTGATGAAATTGAAGTAAAGACGCAACGAATACAATATGAGCAGGATATACAAATTATTCTCTTTACTGATGGTGTATTAGAGGCGATGGGACCTTGCGAAATAGAGTCTGATAAACATTTGCAAACGCTAACATCTAAGAAATGGGACTATACACAATGTCTGATTGATCATTTATTGTCTAAAGAGAAACAAGACAATCAGCCTGATGATATGTGTGTATTAATGATTCAAGCACATGCATAA
- a CDS encoding chemotaxis protein CheR has product MDQIQPLEQKLQVNKHTSLEIDLLLEAVYRLSGFDFRQYNRSSITRRIFNRMRINNIPTISRVLEKVIHDQQFLEQLLNDFSINVTEMFRNPSFFKAFRQEVIPYLRDYPEIRIWHAGCATGEEVYSMAILLKEEQLIDKAVIYATDINEQVLEKAKKGAFPIHKMQAYTKNYMLAGGNAAFSEYYKTDYQYAYFHPSLLKNIIFAQHNLVTDQSFNEFHIILCRNVLIYFSQVLQSKVHHLFYESLSEKGFLCLGDKETLRFDDIMEKYKEIIGNERIYQKIN; this is encoded by the coding sequence ATGGATCAAATTCAACCCTTGGAGCAAAAGCTACAAGTAAATAAGCATACAAGTTTAGAAATAGATTTATTATTGGAGGCAGTTTATCGTTTATCAGGCTTTGATTTCCGACAATATAATCGTTCTTCTATAACACGTAGAATCTTTAATAGAATGAGAATCAATAATATCCCAACAATTTCTAGAGTGCTTGAAAAAGTTATACACGATCAACAGTTTTTAGAGCAGCTATTAAATGATTTTTCCATCAATGTCACTGAGATGTTCCGTAACCCAAGTTTCTTTAAAGCCTTTCGTCAGGAGGTTATTCCGTATTTACGTGACTATCCTGAAATACGAATATGGCATGCAGGATGTGCAACGGGTGAGGAAGTATACTCCATGGCAATTTTACTAAAGGAAGAGCAACTCATTGATAAAGCCGTTATTTACGCAACAGATATAAATGAACAAGTATTAGAAAAAGCAAAAAAAGGGGCTTTCCCCATACACAAAATGCAAGCATATACTAAAAACTATATGCTTGCTGGTGGTAATGCTGCATTTTCTGAATACTATAAAACAGATTATCAGTACGCGTATTTCCATCCTTCACTTTTAAAAAATATTATTTTTGCACAGCATAATTTAGTAACGGATCAATCGTTTAATGAATTCCATATTATTTTGTGCAGAAATGTTTTAATCTATTTTTCACAGGTGCTACAAAGCAAGGTTCATCATTTGTTTTATGAAAGTCTTAGTGAAAAAGGTTTTTTATGTTTAGGTGATAAGGAAACACTGCGCTTCGATGATATTATGGAAAAATATAAAGAAATTATAGGCAATGAAAGAATATATCAAAAGATCAACTAA
- a CDS encoding hybrid sensor histidine kinase/response regulator — MLNKLKLGIRTKITLGYIVIILCLLASVIILNNQITALQKERNFIIKYDSQVQELTNRIEKYILDMESSQRGFIITGDESYLEPYNSAAENWKIDFNDLHQLLDNKPKQQEKLKEIEVTIEHWIATTGNPTLLMKKENNTAALKEFFKVDVGRKDMETMRKQFAAFRLAENAFTQTKANQLDKRNSNITSALFGLLVLVSGIAIVIASGISRSIVKTITEVTETIKEIAASKSNQKGRIYVKTNDEINTLADATNELLDSIEKREWLQSNIADIVTKYQGISVITKLAETFLSEMAQKTQSSLGAFYVRETTEDDSQFVKKAAFADTSTGIGKDSFKLGQGLIGQCALEKRILIYKDIPDEFRLIGTGLGEVPPKSILLIPIIFEEDVIAVVELATMTDFSKLQLELVKQVAETFGLTVNSVVGRMEIVRLLNESRAMTEELQVQSEELQTQSEELQMQTEELTMINEQLEERTKEAESKSRELSKAKKELEKSAEQLLLNSNYKSEFLANMSHELRTPLNSILILSEMLAENSQNNLTEEEAEFAKVIHSSGEDLLVLINDILDLSKVEAGKLDIMFDEVNMSEIPVQIEQTFAPVAMKKHLQFHISKAENVVDVFYTDEKRFQQILKNLLSNAFKFTERGSVTLDIQQLTEEQLTNNMQNVSADWLEITVSDTGIGIPKDKHQLIFESFQQADGATVRKYGGTGLGLSICKEFAKLLGGWVSLQSEEGHGSSFTLIIPSLPNGIQEEQCLELAIHEVGAATEVHEAANELPEATEIAEVEVFQGKTVLIVDDDYRNIYALKTALEKRGMNILVAKDGIECLDIMQDTQEVDLILMDIMMPNMDGYETMSIIRQQMKLKDLPIIALTAKAMKNDRDKSLEAGASDYISKPLNLDQLVSVLRVWLVSKGSS, encoded by the coding sequence ATGCTCAATAAATTAAAGCTAGGTATACGAACTAAAATTACATTAGGTTATATCGTTATCATACTTTGTTTACTTGCATCAGTAATCATCTTAAATAATCAAATTACTGCTTTACAAAAAGAAAGAAATTTTATTATAAAATACGATTCTCAAGTTCAGGAGCTAACCAATCGAATAGAAAAATACATTTTGGATATGGAATCAAGTCAACGGGGATTTATCATTACTGGGGATGAGAGCTACTTAGAGCCTTATAATAGTGCTGCTGAGAACTGGAAAATTGATTTTAATGATCTCCATCAGCTGTTAGATAATAAACCAAAGCAACAAGAGAAGCTTAAGGAAATAGAAGTAACGATAGAGCATTGGATTGCAACGACTGGTAATCCAACACTGTTGATGAAAAAGGAAAATAACACTGCTGCATTAAAGGAATTTTTCAAGGTCGATGTTGGTCGTAAAGATATGGAAACTATGCGTAAGCAATTTGCTGCTTTTAGATTAGCTGAAAATGCGTTTACTCAAACTAAGGCAAATCAGTTAGACAAGCGAAATAGCAATATAACGAGTGCTTTATTTGGGCTATTGGTACTTGTTTCTGGGATCGCTATTGTAATCGCTAGTGGAATCTCTCGCTCAATTGTGAAAACAATAACAGAGGTTACTGAAACGATTAAAGAAATTGCAGCTTCTAAAAGCAATCAAAAGGGCAGAATTTATGTGAAAACAAATGATGAAATAAATACCCTTGCTGATGCCACAAATGAGCTATTAGATTCGATTGAAAAAAGAGAATGGCTACAGTCAAATATTGCAGACATTGTAACCAAATATCAAGGCATCTCTGTCATAACAAAATTAGCTGAAACCTTTCTGTCTGAAATGGCACAAAAGACACAATCTTCCCTTGGCGCATTTTATGTTCGTGAAACTACAGAAGATGATAGTCAATTTGTAAAAAAAGCAGCCTTTGCTGATACAAGCACTGGTATAGGAAAGGATAGCTTTAAACTTGGGCAGGGCTTAATTGGGCAATGTGCCTTGGAAAAAAGGATTTTAATCTACAAGGATATTCCAGATGAATTTCGTTTAATCGGTACAGGCTTAGGAGAAGTACCACCTAAAAGTATTCTTCTAATACCCATTATATTTGAGGAGGATGTAATAGCAGTGGTGGAACTTGCCACTATGACAGACTTCAGTAAGCTTCAACTGGAATTAGTCAAACAAGTGGCCGAAACGTTTGGCTTAACAGTAAATAGTGTCGTAGGACGTATGGAAATTGTACGCTTGCTAAATGAATCCAGAGCGATGACAGAGGAATTACAAGTACAATCGGAAGAGCTACAGACACAATCTGAAGAATTACAAATGCAAACAGAAGAGCTGACGATGATTAATGAACAGTTGGAAGAAAGAACAAAGGAGGCAGAGTCCAAATCGAGAGAGCTATCAAAAGCGAAAAAGGAGTTAGAGAAAAGTGCGGAACAGCTGTTACTTAATTCCAATTATAAATCAGAGTTCTTAGCCAATATGTCACATGAATTGCGAACACCACTAAATAGTATCTTAATATTATCTGAAATGCTGGCAGAAAATAGCCAAAATAACTTAACGGAAGAGGAAGCTGAATTTGCGAAGGTTATCCATTCCTCCGGTGAGGATTTACTTGTGCTCATAAATGATATTTTAGATTTATCAAAAGTAGAGGCAGGAAAGCTGGACATAATGTTTGACGAAGTAAATATGAGTGAGATTCCGGTACAAATCGAGCAGACATTTGCACCTGTGGCAATGAAAAAGCATTTACAGTTCCATATCTCAAAAGCAGAAAATGTAGTAGATGTTTTCTATACGGATGAAAAGAGATTTCAGCAAATCCTAAAAAATTTATTATCCAATGCTTTCAAATTTACTGAGCGAGGTTCCGTAACACTGGATATCCAACAGTTAACAGAGGAGCAGTTGACAAATAATATGCAGAATGTTAGTGCTGATTGGTTAGAGATTACAGTTTCAGATACTGGTATAGGTATTCCAAAGGACAAGCATCAACTAATATTTGAGTCGTTCCAGCAGGCAGATGGGGCAACTGTACGGAAATATGGCGGTACAGGTCTTGGTCTATCAATTTGTAAAGAATTTGCCAAACTACTTGGCGGCTGGGTTTCTTTACAAAGTGAAGAGGGGCATGGTAGTAGCTTCACACTGATAATTCCAAGCCTGCCTAATGGAATCCAGGAGGAGCAATGCCTTGAATTGGCTATTCATGAGGTAGGAGCTGCAACAGAGGTACATGAGGCTGCAAATGAGTTACCTGAAGCCACAGAAATCGCAGAGGTAGAGGTATTTCAAGGGAAAACTGTTTTAATTGTGGATGATGATTACCGTAATATCTATGCATTAAAAACAGCGCTTGAAAAAAGAGGCATGAATATCTTAGTCGCCAAAGATGGGATAGAGTGCTTAGATATCATGCAAGATACTCAGGAAGTAGATCTTATTCTTATGGATATTATGATGCCAAATATGGATGGCTACGAAACGATGTCTATTATTAGACAACAGATGAAGCTGAAGGATTTACCGATTATTGCTTTAACGGCGAAGGCCATGAAAAATGATCGTGATAAATCATTAGAGGCAGGAGCTTCAGATTATATAAGTAAGCCACTTAATTTAGATCAGCTTGTATCCGTATTAAGAGTATGGTTAGTTTCAAAAGGGAGCTCATAA
- a CDS encoding peptidase M14, whose amino-acid sequence MDIFVKPGDSLWRYSDVFRIPLQLIIDSNRNINPQFLRVGQRIRIPGYITTDYQIRQGDSFWQIAQNRNIPLAALLLANPDLNPNALQIGQTIRIPQQITWRIVNGQQSYTYSIMMNDLNKLIDAYPFLQSSAIGYSVLGHEIPEILIGKGIKRIHYNGSFHANEWITTPIILTFLNDYLLALTNQYTIRGISTFPLYQQTSLSIVPMVNPDGVNLVIQGPPEDEALRNQLITWNNGSNNFSDWKANIHGIDLNDQFPAKWELESARNPKTPGPRDYGGERPLSEPEAVAMADLTRKRDFARVLAFHTQGRVIYWGFENLEPPESKILVNEFSRVSGYEPINSAGSYAGFKDWFIQDWRRPGFTVELGSGTNPLPISQFDDIYEEALGIFLAALYM is encoded by the coding sequence GTGGACATTTTCGTAAAACCTGGTGATTCACTTTGGCGTTATAGCGACGTGTTTAGAATCCCCCTCCAATTAATTATAGATTCGAATCGAAATATAAACCCTCAATTTTTAAGGGTTGGACAGCGCATTCGAATTCCGGGTTATATTACTACCGACTATCAAATAAGGCAGGGAGATTCTTTTTGGCAAATTGCCCAAAACAGAAATATTCCTCTAGCAGCCCTTTTACTTGCTAATCCTGATCTTAACCCAAATGCCCTTCAAATAGGCCAAACCATTCGTATTCCTCAACAAATTACTTGGAGGATAGTCAATGGACAGCAAAGTTACACCTATAGCATCATGATGAATGATTTAAATAAGCTCATTGATGCCTATCCATTTCTACAAAGCTCAGCAATCGGCTATTCTGTGCTAGGACATGAAATTCCAGAGATTCTAATTGGTAAAGGAATAAAGCGAATTCATTATAACGGCTCCTTCCATGCAAATGAGTGGATTACAACTCCCATTATTTTAACATTTCTAAATGATTACCTACTTGCGCTCACCAATCAATATACTATTCGAGGGATCTCCACATTCCCACTTTACCAGCAAACATCCCTTTCCATAGTTCCGATGGTCAATCCTGATGGTGTCAACTTAGTCATACAGGGACCACCAGAAGACGAAGCATTAAGAAATCAATTAATCACTTGGAACAATGGGAGCAACAATTTCTCTGATTGGAAAGCCAATATACATGGCATTGATTTAAATGACCAGTTCCCTGCAAAATGGGAGCTAGAAAGTGCTCGTAATCCCAAAACGCCTGGACCAAGGGATTATGGCGGGGAACGGCCTTTATCAGAGCCAGAGGCCGTTGCTATGGCTGATTTAACAAGGAAACGAGATTTTGCAAGAGTTCTTGCGTTTCATACACAGGGAAGAGTAATTTATTGGGGCTTTGAAAACTTGGAGCCACCAGAGTCTAAAATACTGGTTAACGAATTTAGTCGGGTTAGTGGCTATGAACCGATCAATTCAGCTGGAAGCTATGCAGGCTTTAAGGATTGGTTTATTCAGGATTGGCGCAGACCGGGCTTCACTGTTGAGCTCGGTAGTGGTACTAACCCTCTACCAATTAGCCAATTTGACGACATTTATGAAGAAGCATTAGGGATTTTTCTTGCTGCATTGTATATGTAA
- a CDS encoding PadR family transcriptional regulator produces MVRSDIIRGHLDSIILRLILEKDRYGYEISQEISLRTNNRFQIKEATLYAVFQRLEKKEIIEAYFGDVSHGGKRKYYRITPLGKAYLNELVKEWSEVKEIIDLFMEGLE; encoded by the coding sequence ATGGTTCGAAGTGATATCATCCGCGGACACTTGGATTCCATTATTTTAAGGCTCATTTTAGAGAAAGATCGTTATGGCTATGAAATTTCTCAGGAAATAAGTCTCCGCACAAATAATCGTTTTCAAATTAAAGAAGCAACTTTATACGCCGTTTTTCAACGTCTTGAGAAAAAGGAAATTATTGAAGCCTACTTTGGAGATGTCTCCCACGGTGGCAAACGAAAATATTACCGAATTACCCCATTAGGAAAAGCTTATTTAAATGAGCTAGTGAAAGAATGGTCGGAAGTAAAGGAAATTATCGACTTATTTATGGAGGGCTTAGAATGA
- a CDS encoding MarR family transcriptional regulator, producing the protein MSKKDQLPYVEVIMREMLEIQQKSKMFVNLLSEGESLSQNQLILLLQLKINEGMKATEIADFFSVTPGAVTSMCDKLEKLELVQRIRENGDRRVVKIVLTFNGETKVQNLFLKFSQEKLTDMAKVLSEVNQLMKKIF; encoded by the coding sequence ATGTCAAAAAAAGACCAATTACCTTATGTAGAAGTCATTATGCGAGAAATGCTGGAAATACAGCAAAAATCGAAAATGTTTGTCAACCTCCTATCTGAAGGGGAATCATTATCTCAAAATCAACTAATTCTTTTACTCCAGTTAAAAATAAATGAGGGTATGAAAGCAACCGAAATTGCTGATTTCTTTAGTGTGACTCCTGGTGCAGTTACATCAATGTGCGATAAGCTAGAAAAATTAGAATTAGTACAGCGCATTAGAGAAAATGGAGACCGACGTGTTGTAAAAATAGTTTTAACATTTAATGGTGAAACCAAGGTTCAAAATTTATTTTTGAAGTTCTCCCAAGAAAAACTTACGGATATGGCTAAGGTTTTGAGTGAAGTTAATCAACTAATGAAAAAAATTTTTTAG
- the rpoN gene encoding RNA polymerase sigma-54 factor: MRLEVNQKLDLKLAMTKQLRQAIELLQMPSDELETFLIEQSLSNPLIEVKDGFHFKEGYHTNKYMNLSENNAEYRISNVDHLLSEIRLTYHSSEDYQLLQQLILNLNEFGYLPNATQLFSQSQYKHALQLLKNLDYVGVGAANLKHCLLLQLEAFYPDELFAKEIIQHHLEKLADRKWNDIKKCLQIDEEELKYTINIIKSLNPKPFKPDYSSMSEVIRPDIIIDIKDDFITYALSNWFSPSITMTKIESMYLSAEEQKQMNKWEKDYNWLSQSLEQRRETMIAIMEYLIREQLEALKKGLHFIKPMTLKDISVAIDRHESTVSRATMNKYIQAPWGTFLMKNLFSSKVTTYSGEDISKEKIKTQILELVKNENKKKPLSDNKILELVCSQEEVELSRRTIAKYRDELNIPSSSKRKEL; encoded by the coding sequence ATGCGTTTAGAAGTGAATCAAAAATTAGATTTAAAACTAGCTATGACAAAACAATTGAGACAAGCAATAGAGCTTTTACAAATGCCTTCAGATGAGCTCGAAACATTTCTTATAGAACAATCACTTTCAAATCCCTTAATTGAAGTGAAAGATGGCTTTCACTTTAAGGAAGGTTATCATACAAACAAATATATGAATCTATCCGAAAACAATGCGGAGTACAGGATATCAAATGTAGATCACCTTTTAAGTGAAATTCGTTTAACTTATCATTCATCTGAAGATTATCAGCTTCTTCAACAGCTTATTCTGAATTTAAATGAGTTTGGTTATTTACCAAATGCGACTCAGTTATTTTCGCAGTCACAATATAAGCACGCTTTACAGCTTCTGAAAAATTTAGATTATGTAGGAGTGGGAGCTGCAAACTTAAAGCATTGCTTACTGTTACAACTAGAGGCTTTCTATCCTGATGAATTATTTGCAAAAGAAATTATCCAACATCACTTAGAAAAATTAGCGGATCGTAAATGGAATGATATAAAAAAATGTTTACAGATAGATGAAGAAGAACTGAAATATACTATAAATATTATAAAATCATTAAACCCAAAGCCTTTTAAACCCGATTATTCTAGTATGTCTGAAGTTATTCGTCCAGATATAATAATTGACATTAAAGATGATTTCATTACTTACGCTTTAAGTAACTGGTTCTCTCCTTCTATTACTATGACAAAAATAGAGTCGATGTACTTATCCGCAGAAGAACAAAAACAAATGAATAAGTGGGAGAAGGATTACAATTGGTTATCTCAATCTCTTGAACAACGAAGAGAGACAATGATTGCTATAATGGAGTATCTAATACGAGAACAATTGGAAGCCCTAAAAAAAGGACTACACTTTATAAAACCAATGACTCTTAAGGATATATCCGTAGCTATTGATCGTCATGAATCTACTGTTAGTAGAGCAACGATGAACAAATATATTCAGGCACCTTGGGGAACTTTCTTAATGAAGAATTTATTTTCATCTAAGGTAACGACTTATTCTGGGGAAGATATCTCTAAGGAAAAAATAAAAACACAAATTCTTGAACTTGTGAAAAATGAAAATAAGAAAAAGCCATTATCCGACAACAAAATACTGGAACTCGTTTGCAGTCAAGAAGAAGTTGAGTTATCTAGAAGAACTATCGCTAAATACCGAGATGAATTAAATATCCCCTCATCCTCTAAACGAAAAGAATTATAG
- the aroE gene encoding shikimate dehydrogenase produces MSRGCKICYRRNDRVKASYLESITIERVILIQVYGILGNPLEHSLSPLLQNETYKENNIQASFQKFEVEDDGLKNFMMHLKSSHEGGLIVTIPYKEKVLPYIDELDLTAKNTGVVNIIQAVNGKLIGYNFDGQAWLAGLLQEFSLSNLNGMKILLIGFGGVAKSIYFELLQFEDVEIDITNRTVDKVKNTIDRPNVRVLSYEEAEQQTLKYDVIVQTTPIGMWPHTDAMPLNIVQLKENAIVSDVIYNPQYTAFLKQAKNLGARIQNGMTMLVMQNHKAIKMWFQKDVNYKQMENLTKK; encoded by the coding sequence CTGTCGCGAGGGTGTAAAATATGCTATAGAAGAAATGACAGAGTTAAAGCTAGTTATTTGGAATCAATAACAATAGAGAGGGTGATACTTATTCAAGTCTATGGTATTTTGGGAAACCCCTTAGAGCACTCACTTTCGCCTTTACTGCAAAATGAAACCTATAAAGAGAATAATATTCAAGCCTCGTTTCAAAAATTTGAAGTGGAGGATGATGGATTAAAAAATTTTATGATGCATTTAAAATCCAGTCATGAAGGTGGATTAATTGTTACAATTCCCTATAAGGAGAAGGTGCTTCCATATATAGATGAATTAGATTTAACTGCTAAAAATACTGGTGTTGTTAATATTATTCAAGCAGTGAATGGTAAGCTTATTGGATATAATTTTGATGGTCAAGCGTGGCTAGCAGGACTTTTACAAGAGTTTAGCCTATCAAATTTGAATGGAATGAAAATTCTTTTGATAGGATTTGGAGGAGTAGCTAAATCCATCTACTTTGAGCTCCTGCAATTTGAAGATGTTGAAATTGATATAACAAACCGAACTGTAGATAAGGTAAAGAATACGATAGATAGGCCGAATGTTAGGGTCTTATCTTATGAAGAAGCTGAACAGCAAACACTTAAATATGACGTTATCGTTCAAACTACCCCTATAGGTATGTGGCCACATACGGATGCCATGCCTCTAAATATTGTACAGCTAAAAGAAAATGCGATTGTTTCGGATGTCATTTATAATCCTCAATATACAGCATTTCTTAAGCAAGCTAAAAATTTAGGTGCCCGTATACAAAATGGTATGACCATGCTAGTTATGCAAAATCACAAGGCAATAAAAATGTGGTTTCAGAAAGATGTAAATTACAAGCAGATGGAAAATTTAACGAAAAAATAA
- a CDS encoding aldehyde dehydrogenase — translation MRKNLYIDGQWRESEIYSELKSPYSQQTIANIAQASTEQVEEAIDAAQEAFKVMRNLTAYERSNILEQLVNLLIANKEKAAEIISLESAKPLKFAIGEVERTIETYKFAAEEAKRIYGEVLPIDAAKNGVNKIGLTIREPLGVVAAITPFNFPMNLVAHKLGPAIAAGNTVVLKPASQTPLSSIFLAELLSQTDLPKGAFNLITGSGRTVGDVLVESEKVKMVTFTGSPGVGLGIKQRAGLKKVSLELGSNAGLIIDQLTDIDVITDKCVVGAFSNQGQICISLQRIYVHESVAEEFLQKFKEKAEKLILGDPLNITTDISTLISLEDNHRALSWIDEAIADGAKLISGGQVEANILKPTILAEVPSTSKVSCQEVFAPIVTVNKISAVQEAIDAINDSRFGLQAGIFTNDIKNASKAMHLLEVGGVVINDIPTFRVDHMPYGGVKESGNCREGVKYAIEEMTELKLVIWNQ, via the coding sequence ATGAGAAAAAATTTATATATTGATGGACAATGGAGAGAAAGTGAAATATATAGCGAATTAAAGTCACCTTATTCACAACAAACAATTGCAAATATCGCCCAGGCTTCAACTGAGCAGGTGGAAGAGGCAATCGATGCAGCGCAGGAAGCATTTAAAGTAATGAGAAACCTAACAGCGTATGAGCGCTCAAATATATTAGAACAGTTGGTAAATCTGTTAATTGCTAATAAAGAAAAAGCTGCAGAGATTATTTCATTAGAATCTGCGAAGCCTTTGAAATTTGCAATAGGCGAAGTAGAACGAACAATAGAAACCTATAAATTCGCGGCAGAAGAGGCAAAACGAATTTACGGTGAAGTTCTACCAATCGATGCTGCCAAAAATGGCGTGAATAAAATCGGATTAACAATTCGTGAACCATTAGGAGTGGTGGCAGCTATTACGCCTTTTAATTTCCCGATGAATTTAGTCGCACATAAATTAGGTCCAGCAATTGCAGCAGGTAATACAGTTGTTCTAAAACCAGCTTCCCAAACACCGTTATCATCCATATTTTTAGCGGAATTATTAAGTCAAACAGATTTACCTAAAGGCGCATTTAATTTGATAACTGGAAGTGGAAGAACAGTTGGAGATGTATTGGTAGAAAGTGAAAAAGTAAAGATGGTTACGTTTACGGGAAGTCCAGGTGTTGGATTAGGTATAAAACAACGTGCTGGACTGAAGAAAGTCTCCCTAGAACTAGGATCGAATGCAGGATTAATCATCGATCAACTTACCGATATTGATGTAATAACTGATAAATGTGTGGTTGGGGCATTTTCAAATCAAGGACAAATTTGCATTTCATTACAACGAATTTATGTGCATGAAAGTGTAGCAGAAGAATTTTTGCAAAAGTTTAAAGAAAAGGCTGAGAAATTGATATTGGGCGATCCGCTGAATATAACAACAGATATTTCGACGCTAATTAGTTTAGAGGACAATCATCGAGCCCTAAGCTGGATTGATGAGGCAATAGCAGACGGAGCAAAATTAATTAGTGGGGGCCAAGTAGAAGCAAATATTTTAAAACCTACTATTTTAGCTGAAGTACCTTCGACATCAAAAGTATCATGCCAAGAGGTCTTTGCGCCAATCGTGACAGTAAATAAAATTAGTGCTGTTCAAGAAGCTATTGATGCAATAAATGATTCTAGGTTTGGATTACAAGCTGGTATTTTTACAAATGATATTAAAAACGCTTCAAAAGCCATGCATCTATTAGAAGTAGGTGGAGTAGTTATTAATGATATTCCAACATTTAGGGTAGACCATATGCCGTATGGAGGTGTGAAAGAAAGTGGTAACTGTCGCGAGGGTGTAAAATATGCTATAGAAGAAATGACAGAGTTAAAGCTAGTTATTTGGAATCAATAA